From the genome of Solanum lycopersicum chromosome 7, SLM_r2.1:
attactattatttttattattataatcatcatcatcatcatcattattattattattattataattatcattattatcatcatcatcattattattattattatcattattatcattattattattattattattattactactattattactattattattattaatattattattattattattattattattatcattattgttattattattattattactactactactactactactactactattattattattattattactattaattactattattatttttataattattattgttaatattattattattgttattattattattattgttgttgttgttgttgttgtggttgttgttgttgttgttgttgttgttgttgttgttgttgttgttgttattacaactactactactattattacaattattactattactattattattattattttattattgttattattattgttgttgttgttgttgttgtttttattgtttctattatttttatattattattattattattattattattaccattattattattattaataatattattattataatcatcatcattattattattattaatattattattgttgttgttgttgttgttgttattattataatcattattataattattattaacattattattattattattattattatcattattatctatattattattattattatcattattattattattaatattattactattattattattatcattattattattattattattattgatattattcttcttattattattattactattactactattattactatatttattatttttattataattataataataataataataataataataataataattatcatcatcattattattattaatagtatcatcatcatcatcgtcgtcatcatcataattattattattattattattattattattactattattataattattattactattattattatcattattattattattattattactattattattatcattatcattattattattatcatttattattattaatattattatcatcaatattattattataattattattattattattattattattattattataattattatcattattattattattattactactattattattattatcattattattattattattactattatttctattattacttttattattattacagttattattattattattgtctttattattattattattttattattattattatcatcattattattattgttgttgtttttgttgttgttgttgttgttattattattagtattactattattattattattattattattattattattattgttattatcactactactactactacaattattactattattactattattataattattattattattgttattattgttattattattattaatattattataatcattattattaatataatcattattattgttactattatttttattattattattattattatcatcatcattattattattattattattataatcattattattattattattattgtgattattattattattattattattattattattattactgttattattattattatcattattattattaatattatattattactattattttattattattattattgtaattatcataattattattattatcattattattattattattattattattattagtactattatttttattattaatcctttttattattattatcattattattattattattattattattattatcaccatcattattattattattatcattactatcatcatcattattattatcatcatcatcatcatcatcatcatcattattattattattagtattattattatcactattactactattattactattattattataatgtcacaacccaaatccgggccgcgactggcacccacacttaccctcctatgtgagcgaaccaaccaatctaaaccttaacatttcaatataatatcaacataaagtaatgcggaagacttaaactcattaataaaaatcaataatcaacttctatatctcaaaacttatcatttcccaaaatctggaagtcatcaccacaagaacatctacgatcagaTGACTAAACTaggagtattctaagaagctaaaatacataaaaagctagtccatgccggaacttcaaggcatcaagacatgaagaagaagatccagtccaagctagaagcattagctcaccctgaatttccgatgtggtaagactggcttgaattactgttgagtcgaagacgacggcacgtttgctacactccacaaataaacaagaagaaaacataaaagtaggggtcagtacaaaacacgggtactgagtagatatcatcggtcaactcaaaatagaaaacaatatataccaagtaatatcataaaatcaaccatgatactcaacatgtagcaacagcaaatactatatcattaacaattaccgtcaagttcacacatgaggactcaagcctcaataccatactcatttgggaattatgttaattagattgagtatattaacatctttaaagattcattatctttatttctcttgtgtcggtacgtgacactccgctccctcatattcattaatcctcttgtgtcggtacgtgacactccgatcccctactactatgtgtcggaacgtgacactccgatcccctaaatctacgtgtcggttcgtgacacccgatcccctaattctacgtgtcggttcgtgacacccgatcccctaaatctacgtgtcggttcgtgacacccgatcccttaaatctacgtgtcggttcgtgaaacccgatcccctaaatctacgtgtcggttcgtgacacccgatcccctaaatctatgtgtcggttcatgacacccgatcccctaattctacgtgtcggttcgtgacaaccgatcccctaatcttattctatcaactcatcaagccttctcccttaccaaggcatcatcaatctcattactttagttcatcaagccttctcccttaccaaggcatcatcattaaaaagagattaggtttttatcaagatttgggattcaataacttcatcatgcttaatataatcacaattatataatcacgttcatgcatgcatacaattaagcacatagtagggtttacaatactaccaaaacatatcattcgctcttaagagtttactatgaaagcatgaaaaccataacctacctccaccaaagattcgtgatcaagcaagcaatttcccaagctttgtgttttttcctctcgttcgatcctctctctcgttcaactttctctctctttctcttgttctttctattttctttattcaaaccctctttcttttaccctaattagtatataattaagaataaaaggtggcaataatgacccactaattaacttaaggttacctcttttaacctccaagtaattagacttattaacattaaccctctaactttataattaaagtaggaatagtccaaaacgtcccttaaaacgtgtaaagaaatctgacccagactgggatttcgcagtctgtgacggcccgtcgcgcctacgacggtccgtcctgctgcccgtcacagagttcagagactcaatttctctgaagagtctgtgacggtccgtcctgccattccgtcacgaagttcagagagtcgattttcagtacccaatttcagattttctaagtgttttgaaacgagaccctgcgacggtcggtcgtgcctatgacggtccgtcgtggggtccgtcgcttctgccagtttttccagaattgaagtctgctgctcaaaatgactaaacaggtcgttacaatagataccaatttacccatcgttcgtcctcgaacgatcacaagaatgaaaacaagggcgaaaaggagtacctgaatctgtaaacagatgtgggtatttttctcgcatatccgcctccttctcccaagtggcttcttcaacgggtcgattcttccattgaactttgatggatgcaatctcccttgatctcaacttgcgaatttctctatctagaatggcaacaggttcctcctcataagacaagttctcatcaagcaaaactgaatcccaacggatgatgtaatttccatccccatggtatcttttcaatatcgacacatggaataccggatgtactccggacagccctggaggcaaggctaactcgtaagccacctcccctactcgcttaagtacttcaaagggaccaatgtaccttggacttagcttaccccttttaccaaaccgcatcacccctttcatgggagaaaccttcatcaagacttgttctccctccatgaactctaagtctttAACCTTTctatctgcatattctttttgtctactttgcgccactagaagcttttcttgaatagatttcaccttctccatcgaatccctcaagagatcagtaccccaaggtcaaacctcgaacgcatcaaaccaaccaatgggggacctacatctcctaccatacaatgcttcaaatggagccatatcaatgcttgagtgatagctattattgtatgaaaactccactaagtgtaagaagctatcccaatggccaccaaattctatcacacacgcgcgaagcatatcctccaacacttgaatcattcgctcagactgaccatcggtctgaggatggaacgcggtactaaggtccaacctagtacccaattccgcatgcaatgttttccaaaacttagaagtaaactgtgtacctctatctaatatgatggatagtggaaccctatgcaaccgaacaatttctgagatataggttttggctaacttctctgcattgtaagtcaccttgaccggaatgaaatgagcagacttagttaacctatcaacaatcacccaaatagagtcatacttacccaatgtctttggaagaccaaccacgaagtccattgcaattctctcccacttccattcaggaatgggcattttctgaagtgttcctccgggcctttggtgttcatactttacttgttgatagtttagacatttggcaataaagtcaacaatatcacgcttcattctactccaccaaaagtgttgctttaggtcacgatacattttggttgcactcggatgtatcgaataccttgaactatgatcctctgtcagaatagtgttgattaaatcatcgacgcggggtacacatacccttcccttgattctcaaaacaccttcctcatcgattgttgcttccttagcctttcctcgcaacaccttatcttggattctgcatagtttctcatcatcaaactgttttcccttaatcttgtcaaaaaaagaagatcttgcctccacacaagccaacaatcctcccttctcatttacttctaacctcatcaagtcgttagccagagtctgaacctctctagccaatgggcgtctagaaacttgcaagtgagctagacttcccatgcttcccgcctttctacttaaagcatccgctacaacattcgccttccccggatgatacaaaatagtgatctcgtagtccttcagtagttccatccatctcctctgtctcaagttcaaatctttctgagtaaagacatactgaaggctacgatgatccgtgtagacctcacacttaaccccatataaatagtgtctccattgctttaatgcaaacactaccgcagccaattccaaatcatgagttggatagttacgttcatgcacttttaattgcctcgaagcataagcaatcacattcttctcttgcatcaGTACTGCACCTAAACCAGAATAGGAggcatcataataaacaatgaaattcttaccttccactggcaaggtaaggattggtgcggtagtcaacagagtcttgagcttctaaaagctttcttcacactcatccgaccatacaaatggaacattttgcttagtcaagttcgtcagttggaaagcaatagaagagaatcccttgacaaatcggcggtagtagctagctaacccaacaaagctccttatttctgacacattagtaggtcttacccaattcttcactgtctcgatTTTAGAAGggtccaccatcactccatccttagaaactacgttccccaagaaggacactgcatctagccaaaactcacacttagagaacttggcataaagctttttctccctcaacatttccaataccattctcaaattctcctcatgttcctccctacttttagagtatatcagtatgtcatcaataaatacgatcacaaagagatccaaatatggcttaaaaatcccgtttatcaagctcatgaaagcagcaggggcatttgtaagaccaaaagacatcactacaaactcgtaatgcccatacctggttctaaaagcagtctttggcacatccgttgcccgtattttcaattgatgataaccagatctcaagtcaatcttggagaagacacaagcaccttgtaactgatcgaacaagtcatcaatgcgaggaagaggatacttgttctttatggttaccttgttcaactgccggtagtctatgcacatccgaaaactcccatccttcttcttcacaaacaaaaccggagcaccccaaggagatgcacttggtctaatgaagcctttgctcaacaactcttgaagttgggcttttaactctcttaactccgcgggtgccattctataagggggtatagaaatgggacgagtacccggttcaagatcaatacagaagtcaatatccctatctggtggcataccaggaagatctgcagggaacatatctagaaactcacggaccaccgaaaccgactcaatcgaaggtacttgggtagtgtcatccttgagatgtgccaagaaagctaaacaccctttactaaccattttcttagcacgaagaaaggagatgatacgcaccgaattggaagtgtagtcaccctcccacactaacggatctgtcccaggcttggctaacgtcaccgttttagcattacaatccaagatcacaaattgcggagaaagccaagtcatacccagaattacatcaaaatcatccatttctaagataaccaaatctacataagtgttgctccccacaaagttcaccaaacaagacctatataccttttcaactaccacagactcacccaccggagtagaaacacgaataggcatatcaagtaattcacaatgtaaatttagaccattagcaaatgaggaagatacataagaaaatgtggatccaggatcaaacaatacagaagccatgcaatcacaaaccagaagattacctgtgatgacagcatcagatgcctccgcttcagaccgcccagggaaagcgtaacaatgggccctatcgtttgtctgtccattgcccctaccatgttcagatgtagtggctccagtttgcccatcacctcgaccattttggtgaccaccattacctcgaccaccacgtcctccagaataatggcctctaccatgaccacctctacctctagccattgggggtctaaaactctgttttggacaatttctcctaatatgtccagtctccccacatccataacactctctagagtcaagcataggtctctcagagaagtgttgaccggtctgaggtagacccccaactacagtctgtagtgaagacagaatgggtcgaactgagtaacctccggaaccttgtcctctagagtaagaaccattaaactcacctcctttacgaaacctctttgatgtcgatgccatggtgaattcatctggcttcactccttccacctctaccacgaaatctaccacttcttggaagaattttgccgtagccgctacctgtaaagctgaaatccgcaaatctgacctcaacccgtTCACAAAACAACGAATCCGCTCTTgcggactgaaacaaagtttagtggcatatctggatagtgcacgaaacttagcctcatatgcattgaccgacatcctgccttgctctaggctcaagaactcatcccttttcctatccctcaaagtctgggggatatacttctccataaacaagctagagaatgaggcccaagtcataggtggtgcctccgttggttgacactcaacatgtgactgccaccacattttggcgttcccttaaaactgataactcacgaactcaacaccaaactgttctactatacccatcttgtgtagtagctcgtgacagtcaaccagaaaatcgtaagcatcctcagattcagcacccttgaagactggaggtttcaatttcaagaa
Proteins encoded in this window:
- the LOC138337608 gene encoding uncharacterized protein codes for the protein MWWQSHVECQPTEAPPMTWASFSSLFMEKYIPQTLRDRKRDEFLSLEQGRMSVNAYEAKFRALSRYATKLCFSPQERIRCFVNGLRSDLRISALQVAATAKFFQEVVDFVVEVEGVKPDEFTMASTSKRFRKGGEFNGSYSRGQGSGGYSVRPILSSLQTVVGGLPQTGQHFSERPMLDSRECYGCGETGHIRRNCPKQSFRPPMARGRGGHGRGHYSGGRGGRGNGGHQNGRGDGQTGATTSEHGRGNGQTNDRAHCYAFPGRSEAEASDAVITGNLLVCDCMASVLFDPGSTFSYVSSSFANGLNLHCELLDMPIRVSTPVGESVVVEKVYRSCLVNFVGSNTYVDLVILEMDDFDVILGMTWLSPQFVILDCNAKTVTLAKPGTDPLVWEGDYTSNSVRIISFLRAKKMVSKGCLAFLAHLKDDTTQVPSIESVSVVREFLDMFPADLPGMPPDRDIDFCIDLEPGTRPISIPPYRMAPAELRELKAQLQELLSKGFIRPSASPWGAPVLFVKKKDGSFRMCIDYRQLNKVTIKNKYPLPRIDDLFDQLQGACVFSKIDLRSGYHQLKIRATDVPKTAFRTRYGHYEFVVMSFGLTNAPAAFMSLINGIFKPYLDLFVIVFIDDILI